The Paraburkholderia agricolaris genome includes the window ATCGAGTCGGCGCTCGGGCAGGACTATCCGGCGACGCGCGTCATAGTGATCGACGATGGTTCGACCGACGGGTCGCGCGCGATCATCGAGACGTTTGGGACGCGGATCTCTTCGATACTCAAGGAAAACGGCGGCCAGGTGTCCGCTTACAACCACGCGATCCAGGTGCTCGAAACGGACTATGTGATTTTCCTCGACTCCGATGACGTGCTGTATCCGGGCGCGGTTTCTGAAGTGATGCGGATCTTTGCGACCGGCGATTGGGTCAAGGTGCAGTTTCGTCTGGACGTCATGGACGGCACGGGCGCGTCGACCGGCGCCTATGTACCTCACGTCGATCCGCCCGCCGATTGCGGGAAGTTACTGCTGGGCGGCTGGCTGTATCCGTCGCCGCCGGCATCCGGTAACGCATACAGCGTGAGCGCGCTCAGACGCATTTTTCCGGTTCCTGAGGCGGGCATCAATCGCTACGGTGCGGACTTTTACGCAATCTACGGTGTAGCGCTGGTAGGTCGTGTCGCCGCGGTACGAAAGTCGTTGGGGGGGTATCGCGTGCACAACGCGGGCGGCGCGACGGTGTCGTTCGCCAACTCGGAGCAGCTCAACAAAGCGCCGGAAGCCGTCAACCTGAGATGGGCAATATTGCGGGATATCGCAAGGGCCCGGCTCCAGGTGGAGCTTGCACCGACATTTCACGACTTTGCACTCGAGAAGACGCGCTTCTGCTCAAGCGTCTATCGGGCGACGCTGCAAACGCGGTGGCGTTGGATGTTGCGGGATTCGGGTCACTATTTCCACACCATCGTCGCGAATCCCTTCTGGAGTCTCAAGAAGAAACTCGGCACGCTTGTTCTGTCAAGCCTGTGTCTCGTCCCTTACTCGCCGCTTTCTGACTTCGTGGTGCGGTATATCGCCAACCCGCTTGCCCGTCGTCGCGCGGTGGGGCGTTGAAGTCCGGAAACGCCAGCACGGAGAACGGCATGGATAGACGAAAGAGCGTTCGGATTATCGGGTTTGTCTACGGCGGCTATCTGATGAGGTACGTGTACCTCATCATCGTGGTGCCGTTCTACGGAAGGATGCTCGGCGTGGCCGGCTACGGCCGGGTACTGGCGTCGATGTCGTTGATGAACGTGATATGGATGCTCGTCAATTACGGTTTTAGCCCGGTCGGCATGCGTGACGTGTCGAAAGCGCAATCGAATGAAGAATGCAACGACATCTTCTCATTGCATGTGAGCGCCCGTATTGTGCATGGCGTGGTTGGGGGGAGCATCGGCCTGATTGCCACGATGTGTTCACCCATCCTGTCCGAGCGTCCTCTGATCGGTGTACTGGCTACGCTGCTGGGGATCGTGTCGGGGATGAATCTCGGTTGGCTGTTTCAGGGGCGTCATCAGTTTCGAACGCCGATCATTATCGAAGTGTTCGGCTTTCTCCTGAGCCTTGTGCTGGTTTTGAACTTCGTAAAAGGACCCGATGACGCGGTGTGGGTGCTGGCAAGCCTACTGATTGCCGGTGTAGCGTCCACGATCGTTTCCTACGGTTTGACGATCTACCAGCTGGGCTGGCCGCGTATCAGGCTGGCAGGCATCGTTCCCCTCGTGCGCAACTCGACGATGCTGTTTCTTTACTCGTCCGGGTCGGTCGTATTCACGGCGTCGTCCACCTACCTGTTGACGCTGTTGTCCACGCCTGATCAGGTCGGCTATTTCGGCGCGGCGGAACGCTTTGCGACGATCGCGCTCGCGCTGATGGGGCCGGCCGCGCAGGTGTTCATTCCCACCATCACGCGGCAGCTCGCACAGGGCGACATGCAAGGCGCGCATGAAACGACCCGGCGCGGCGCGACCTTGCTGATGGGATACGGATTGCTGATCTTCTGCGGCGCGCTAGCGTTGTCGCCCTTTGTGCTGCCTTTGATTCTTGGCGCCTCCTTTGAACCCAGCGCGCACGTTCTGCAGATCTTTGCGTGGATGTTCCCATTCGCTGCCTTTAACGAGTTCGTGGCGGGCTATGTGTTCGTGCCGCGCAGGAAGGATCGTCTGCTTGCCGGCGTGGGCATTGCGTCGGGATTGATCAATCTGGTTGCGGCGCTCATTCTTGCGCCCCGATACGGTGCCACTGGTATCGCACTCGCCCGCGTGATCGGCGAGGCGATGCTATCGGTCATGTTGATGGTGGTGGTCATTCGCCTCGAGCTGGTTGGGCTCGTACCGGGAGGCGAGCGGGCGTTGGGCATGGTTCGGGTTGCGTGCGGTTTTCGACCGCAGACGCGTGCAGCAAAGGACGAGTGAAGCCGGTGGTGGAAAAAGGAAAGAGGTCAGTCGCATTCTCACGGGAGGTTGAAGTGAAAGTCGCTATTGTTCACGATTGGTTGGTGGTTTCGGGCGGCGCGGAAAAGGTGCTGAAGAACATCATCGAGTGCTTCCCGAAAGCGGATATCTTTTCGGTTGTCGATTTTCTGGAGGACCGCGACTGCGTGAAGGGGAAATCCGTCAAGACCTCCTTCATTCAGAGGATGCCTTTGGCGCGCAAACGCTATCGTGCGTACCTGCCATTGATGCCGATCGCGATCGAGCAGATTGACCTGTCTGGCTATGATCTTGTCATTTCCAGTTCGCACGCGGTGGCGAAGGGTGTGCTGACCGGACCGAACCAGGTTCACGTCAGTTACGTACATTCCCCCATTCGCTATGCGTGGGACCTGCAGCACCAGTATCTCAACGAGTCTCATCTGAACACCGGTATCAAATCCATCATGGCGCGCGTGCTGCTTCACTACATCCGTGGATGGGATTCGCGCTCGGCCAATGGCGTGGATCATCTGCTGGCGAATTCGCATTTCATCGCCCGGCGGATCAAGAAAACTTACCAGCGTGAAGCAACCGTCATTTACCCGCCGGTCGATCTGGCGAACATGAAGATATGTACGCAGAAGGACGACTTCTACGTGACGGCCTCGCGCATGGTGCCGTATAAACGCATCGATCTGATCGTGCGGGCGTTTTCACAGACGCCTGAGCGCCGCCTTGTAGTGATTGGCGACGGCCCCGAGATGAAGAAGATCAGGGCAGTGGCCGGCGAGAACGTCACGATCCTGGGTCATCAACCGTTCGATACGCTGGTCGATCATTTACGGCGCGCGCGTGCGTTCGTGTTTGCAGCAGAAGAAGACTTCGGTATTTCGGTGGTGGAGGCGCAGGCATGCGGAACGCCGGTTATCGCATTCGGCAGAGGCGGTGCGCTCGAATCTGTTATCGGTCTGCCGCTTGAGCGGCCCACGGGCGTGTTCTTTGGCGAACAGACGCCAGAGTCGTTGCTGGCCGCGGTAGGCCGGTTTGAGCGCAACGCCGGCCTGTTCGATCCGCGGGCATGCCGTAGAAACGCTGAGCGTTTTTCGTCGGAGAACTTCAAGACGGCGCTAACCAGCTTTATCGACTCACGGCTCCCATACGGAGGCCTCGAACACTTCCTGCCGTATCCGGTCGCGAGCCAGCAACTGCCTGTCAATCAGCGCCAGCATGCTGATGTCGTGTCGTGAGTGTGAATGTCTGCGCCGGCGAATCTGATCAAGGACTGTTCGCCGACGCCCGCTAGCAATCAGAGCAGCGCGTGCTCTTTTGCCTTCTGTTGAAGATGGTCGATCGCGGCGTTGTTGACCGATCGCGCGGCCAGCAGCAGGGAAATGACGAGCGCAAGGATCAGCACATTCGATGGCGAAACCAGACGATGTTCGGTCGCGGCCATGACAAGCAGGCAAACAGATGAAATCTCAACGAACCTGAAGGCGGCGAAGTTCTGTCCGCCGCCAAATAGCGCAGCGGCGGCCGCGCCGTGTTTACACCACTCAATCAGTCTCCAGTAGAAGCCCAACATCAGGGCAAGCCCAACTACGCCGAGCTCCGCAAGAATGTTCAGGTAAGAGTTGTGAGCGTGCGAGTCGCTATGCTCGATGATCTTGTCTGACGCGATACCCAGCAGATGAAAATAATTCGTCACGCTGCCGATATGGTCGTCAAACGAGCCGAAACCTATCCCTACGATCGGGCTCTGCTCGAAGTACGTCAGCGCTCGCGGCCATAGCCATTCATAGCGAATGTCCAGATTGGCGACCTTGGCATCCTGATTCTCGATCGTGAAGGTATAGCCCATATAGTCGACCCGCGGGTCCATATGGTAGATCGCCATCCCAATGGAGCCCGCGATAAGGCCGGCGATCAGCGTTGCCAGCATCCAGCGCTTGCGGCCGAAATAGAGGTAGGGAAGAACGACAAGAACACCCAGCAACGAACCTCGGCTATAGGTGGAGAACAGCATCAGTGCATTGGCGGCCAGCAGGGCTAGCAGCAGTTTGCTGCGCCTGTGCAGATAGCACGCGATGCCGAGGCACAACAGCATGGCGAAGAAGCCCCCAGCCGCGTTGCGCGCAATGAAGTAGCTGCCAAAACTGTTGTCGGGACTCGCAAAGATGCTGAGTAGGCCGTTGTGAACGATGTAGTAAGCGTAAGGCGGCAGATTGATCATCACGGCGAACACGAAGAATGTGCGAAGAACTTTATTCAGATCCCAGCGGTGCGTATACAGGCAACCGGCAAAAATGGGTGCATACGAAATGAAGAAATTACCGTCGCGCCGATAGAAATCGAATTCCAGAAATGACCTGGGATCGTAGAGCAGGGTAGAGACGATGACCAGAAGCGTGAAAGCGGTAAGCGGCGTCATGAACGCGGGGTAGCTGCGTCCAAAAAAACGCCACGGACAAAAGGCGAGCGGCACCAACCCAACCGCACTCACGGGGACCAGATTGGTGACTGTCAGGAATAGTGCGAGTAACGATATGTAAGCCATTGCGGCTCCAGATAAATGGATGGCGTATAGCGGATGGCGTACCAGAACATCAACTCGTTCACGTCAAAGGTATCACGGCGATAAGTTGATTTCCAACCTGCTTGTCTCATCAGACACGCAAATCAGGTACTCGTTAGCGTGCTGGCGAAAACAGGTCCAACGACCTGGGCCAAAACCTCAACGGTTCGCGCCAGAAATGCTGTGGTGCAGCGTAGTCTGACTATGATGAAGCTCATCAAGTACTGCTCTGTGGCGCTAGCTTGCCGGTAGGAGTCGAGGCGTGTCGTGTTGCTTGAACGACATGCAGTTGCGATCGAACCACAAGACTATCCACGCTTTCCGGTCGGGCCAGATTGACGGTCAACGCGGGCATCTTTACCGCCGCTAATTGAACTACTGGCTTTGTCCGTCTGACACAGTCGTCCTGTCATTGATCACACAAGAAACCAACGGCGCGATTGACGGTGCAACGCGTTGTGCGCGGACGTGAGGATTTCGTCCACCGGCTGGTTTCAATGTAAAGGAGCTTTAAATGAGCAAGGTTACGGTAGTTGCCGGCGAGCTGGATAGCGAAGCGATCGATCAGGTTGTAGTGGACTATCCACCGCTCGTGCAAGTGATTCTCGCCGGTGGATCGGGTACTCGCCTGTGGCCGGTGTCGCGCGAGCAGTTTCCGAAGCAGTTGATCGACGTGATCGGTAACCAGACTTTGCTTCAGGCCACGATGGGGCGAATGGCGGGTTTCAGTACGACCTGGGAGATCGCTGCGGATCCGCTCATCGTGTGCGGGGCGGAACACTACTTCGCGACTTACGAACAGGCTCGGGAAATTGGCGTGAACGCGCGCATTATCGTCGAGCCGGCTCGCCGGGATACGGCGCCGGCTCTTACGCTTGCCGCGCTGGCGGCGTGTGCCGATGGGCAGGATGCCATTCTGGTCGCCATGCCCGCGGACCATGCCATTGCAAATCTGGATGCGCTCCACCAGTCGATCGATATTGCAGCACGTCATGCGCTGAAGGGCGAGATCGCTACACTGGGCATCCCGCCTGATCGGGCCGATACGGGATTCGGTTATATCCGCCTCGGTGAGGTATTGCCGGATGGCGCGCATCGCATCGAACGTTTTGTCGAGAAGCCGGCCGCAGAACTTGCCGCGCAGTACATTGAATCTGGCAATTACTGGTGGAATAGCGGCATGTTCGTGGTTCGTTCGTCTGTCTGGCTAGCCGTCATCGAGCGATTCCAGCCGGAGATCCACGCTGCGTGTGTCGAGGCGTATCAGGGCGCCAAGAAAACGGACGAATGCATCATTCCCGATGCTACCGGGTTCCTGCGTTCGCCATCCGATTCGATCGATTACGCGGTGATGGAACACGTCGCCAAACCCGATTCGCCCTTCAGCGCGATCGTGGTGCCGCTCGACGCGGGCTGGTCGGATCTCGGTTCGTGGGATGCGGTCTGGCAGGCGATGGAAAAGGACGAGTGCGGCAACGCGTCGAACGGGCGTGTGCTGTTCGAAGGCGCAACCGCCACTTATGCGCGTTCTCAGGGAGGGCGATTGGTTGCGTGTGTCGGCACGAACAACATGATCGTGGTCGATACCGACGACGCGGTGCTGGTCGCGGACCGTTCGCATGTGCAGGACATCAAGGGCCTGGTGTCACGCATCAAGCGCGAGAAGTCACCGGAAGCCGACGCGCACAGAAAAGTGCGCCGGCCGTGGGGTTTCTACGATTCGATCGATCACGGCGACCGCTTCCAGGTGAAGCGCATTGTCGTCATGCCCGGTGCGCGCCTGTCATTACAGATGCATCACCACCGCGCGGAGCACTGGGTTGTCGTGAGCGGCACCGCGCTTGTCACGCGCGGCGAGGAGCAATTCCTTCTCGGCGAAAACGAGTCGACCTACATTCCACTCGGCATACGCCATCGTCTGGAAAATCCCGGCTGCGTACCGCTTCAGATCATCGAGGTTCAGTCCGGAACGTATCTCGGCGAAGACGACATCGTCAGATTCGACGACAAGTACGGACGGTGCGGTTGAATCAGCTCTGGTAACGGGGTACGTGTACTAAGGGGCTGTGATGCGATTGATTACTGGTTTACTGGCAAGACTATTCGACGTGGCGATGATTCTGACGGGTGCACTGGTTGCCTCCAGTATCCGCTTCGACGATGCGTCTCAACGAGGTTTCTATTTTGCGTTCGTGGCTTTCGCCGCCGCTTTTTCACTGGCTGTGTTTCCGGCGCTTGGTGTGTACGAATCGTGGCGCGGACGCTCCAAAAGAGCGCTGGTGGGGCAAGTCGCGCTCGGCTGGCTGGTCGTGCAGGCCTGCGCAATGGCACTGATGTTCTCGTTGCATCGAATCGACTTTGTCTCGCGTCTCTGGTTTGCCTACTGGACCGGCATATCCGGCGGGCTGATGATTGCCGGCCGCATGATGACGCACATGCTGCTTGGCCGGGCGCGCAACGCGGGCCTGAACTTGCAGCAGGTGGCCGTGGCGGCGTGCGGCGATCATTGCGACGAGATCATTCGCAAGATGGAGATGAATCCGGCTGCGGGGTTTCGGCCCAACGCGCTGTACAACGTGCGCGCTGACACCACTGCGGCGGCCACGACGGCGGTGCGTGTCTTTAAAGAGCATGCAAGCTTTGCTCGATACGTTCGGGAACGGCAGATCGGCGAAGTCTGGCTGGCGTTGCCATTGACCGAGGAGCGCACGATCCTCAAGCTGGTCAATGAGTTTCGCAACGATCTGATCAATATACGGTTCATGCCCGACGTGCGCACGTTAGCGTTGTTTGAAGGCAGTGTCACGGACCTGCTGGGCGTGCCGACCATCAATCTCGCCGCGTCGCCATTGCCGCCCAATGCACTGGTGCAGAAGGAGTTGTTCGACCGTCTCTTTGCGCTGGGCGCGTTGATCGCGGTATCGCCTATCCTGCTTGCCTGTGCGATTGCGGTTAAGTTGAGTTCGCCCGGACCGGTATTTTTCAAGCAATGCCGTAAAGGGGCGGATGGCCGTGTCTTCACCATCTTCAAGTTTCGTACCATGCGTCTGCATGAACAGAAGCACGGTGTGCTCGAACAGGCGACCCGTGGCGACCCGCGCATTACCAAAGTGGGTGGATTCCTTAGGCGTACGAGCCTTGATGAATTACCGCAGTTCTTCAATGTGCTGCGCGGCGATATGTCGGTGGTGGGGCCTCGTCCTCATGCGCTTGAGCACGACGATCTCTACCAGAACATTGTCTCCGGCTACATTCATCGTTACCGCATCAAACCCGGCATTACCGGCTGGGCACAGATTAACGGCTTTCGCGGCGAAACCGATCGCATCGAAAAAATGGAAGGCCGTGTCGCGCACGATTTGTATTACCTCAGGAACTGGTCATTCAGACTTGATGTAAAGATCATTTTCGCGACTGTATTCAAGGGGCTTCATCATCCTAACGCTTATTGAGCTTAGATCGAGGCCCCAGTAATACGGTACAGGGAGTAGGAATGGCCTCATTCGATGTTGAACGTGTGGTCAGGCGGTCGTTAAAGAGGGTGGCGCAATTCAGATTCCACCGGGATCATGGCGCCCAGGCAGGGCGCGTGCTGGAGTTTCTGGAGCGGACGTATGGAAAGGCCGATCCGGCGCATCTGAAGCTCGCCGATACCTACGCGCGCGATGTGTTTGGGAGTATCGTCTACGCACCGTGGCTGCGTGTCTACACGGCGTTCAGCGGAACGTTCAAGGAAGGGTGGATTCCGGATAACTATTACGGCAGCGTGGTCGTGCCGAGCATGAAAGGCTCGTACGGCAAGCTGTCCGCGCTGAAGCCGTTATCGCGGTTGATCTTCGATAGCAATGCGTTTCCGGATATCGCTTACTTCGCCAATGGCCTGTTCTTCACAGACAGAAGTGTTGTGATTCCAGAGCATGATCTCGAGAGCCTGGTGTTCGGGCAGTGCGACAGGGTCGTATTCAAGCTGGACGGGTCCGGTCAGGGCAAAGGCGTGTACCTCTTTGATAGAAAGAACTTCAACGGCGAAGTCATCAAATCGCTTGGCAATGGGGTGATTCAGAAATTCATCACTCAGCATCGCGTGTTCAATGCTTTTGCGTCAAAGCCGGTTGCCACGTTGCGCTTTACGACAGTTGTAGACGATGCTGGGAGCGTTTCTATTCGAGCCTGTTTTTTCCGGCTCGGTAGAGCGGACGATACACACGTTCAGAGCGATCACGATATCTGCGTGCCGGTCGATCTGGTTACCGGTGAGCTGGGTCGTGAGGGTTACATGAACGATTGGGGTGCGATTGCAGAACATCCCGATTCCGGAGTCCGTTTCTCAGGTGTGACGATCCCGGCATTTGCGCAATGCGTTGCGATGGTCCTCGATCTGCATCGGAAAATTCCTTTTGCTCGATGCATAGGATGGGATGTGACCGTCGATGCGGACGAGAACGTTCAGGTGATGGAATGGAACGGTGAACACAACGATGTGAAGTTCAGTGAAGCTACCCAAGGCCCGTGTTTTTCAGATTTGAAGTGGGAGCGGCTAAGAGCGGTGGCTTGAATACGGAGACAGGAAGTGAGCGAACGGTTGTGGTGCGTTCATATCGAAGGACTTAACGACTTCATTGTCGCCGACTCTCAGCGAACGGCCGAGCAGGAGGCGTTGGCGATTAACGCGTACATAGACAGCGCCGAAACGGGTCCGCGCGCGGCGGTATTGAGAGCGGTGGTGGTCGAATGGCCATTCGACGCCGCCGATCATGCGCGCGCGTTGCAGGAAGACTGGGAGGATCTCCAGCGCATGCCGCACAGACGGGCGTCTGCGAGCAAATCCGACGGCGTGTTCGTGAGTATGGCGCGACGTGTAAAAAAGCTGGTGTCGGTGGCGCGCGGCAAGTAGCGCCGACACTACGTCGCGCGGACCTGTCCTCACAGGTGAGACTGTCCGTTGACTCAGGGCACCGGCGGAAAGTGCCGCTTACCGGTGGGAACCCGCAAACGGCGGAAGCGTTCTTTTTTATGCTCTTCGTCGAAGTGAGCGAGAGACGGCTTAATCAGATCGCTGCGCGACACGATACCGATCAGCTGCAACGTTTCGGTATCCGCAACGACCGGCAAGCGTTCGAGCCCGTGCACCGCCAGACGTGTTGCGACGAGCCGGCAGGTTTCACTCGGCAATGCAAACGCGGGAGAGCGCTGGCGCAACACGTCGCTCAGGCGCGAGTCGAGCGTATGCGCTGTCTCGTCATCGCGAATCTTTTC containing:
- a CDS encoding glycosyltransferase family 2 protein; the encoded protein is MNHVTVVICNYNYENYLATAIESALGQDYPATRVIVIDDGSTDGSRAIIETFGTRISSILKENGGQVSAYNHAIQVLETDYVIFLDSDDVLYPGAVSEVMRIFATGDWVKVQFRLDVMDGTGASTGAYVPHVDPPADCGKLLLGGWLYPSPPASGNAYSVSALRRIFPVPEAGINRYGADFYAIYGVALVGRVAAVRKSLGGYRVHNAGGATVSFANSEQLNKAPEAVNLRWAILRDIARARLQVELAPTFHDFALEKTRFCSSVYRATLQTRWRWMLRDSGHYFHTIVANPFWSLKKKLGTLVLSSLCLVPYSPLSDFVVRYIANPLARRRAVGR
- a CDS encoding oligosaccharide flippase family protein is translated as MDRRKSVRIIGFVYGGYLMRYVYLIIVVPFYGRMLGVAGYGRVLASMSLMNVIWMLVNYGFSPVGMRDVSKAQSNEECNDIFSLHVSARIVHGVVGGSIGLIATMCSPILSERPLIGVLATLLGIVSGMNLGWLFQGRHQFRTPIIIEVFGFLLSLVLVLNFVKGPDDAVWVLASLLIAGVASTIVSYGLTIYQLGWPRIRLAGIVPLVRNSTMLFLYSSGSVVFTASSTYLLTLLSTPDQVGYFGAAERFATIALALMGPAAQVFIPTITRQLAQGDMQGAHETTRRGATLLMGYGLLIFCGALALSPFVLPLILGASFEPSAHVLQIFAWMFPFAAFNEFVAGYVFVPRRKDRLLAGVGIASGLINLVAALILAPRYGATGIALARVIGEAMLSVMLMVVVIRLELVGLVPGGERALGMVRVACGFRPQTRAAKDE
- a CDS encoding glycosyltransferase family 4 protein, with the protein product MKVAIVHDWLVVSGGAEKVLKNIIECFPKADIFSVVDFLEDRDCVKGKSVKTSFIQRMPLARKRYRAYLPLMPIAIEQIDLSGYDLVISSSHAVAKGVLTGPNQVHVSYVHSPIRYAWDLQHQYLNESHLNTGIKSIMARVLLHYIRGWDSRSANGVDHLLANSHFIARRIKKTYQREATVIYPPVDLANMKICTQKDDFYVTASRMVPYKRIDLIVRAFSQTPERRLVVIGDGPEMKKIRAVAGENVTILGHQPFDTLVDHLRRARAFVFAAEEDFGISVVEAQACGTPVIAFGRGGALESVIGLPLERPTGVFFGEQTPESLLAAVGRFERNAGLFDPRACRRNAERFSSENFKTALTSFIDSRLPYGGLEHFLPYPVASQQLPVNQRQHADVVS
- a CDS encoding O-antigen ligase family protein is translated as MAYISLLALFLTVTNLVPVSAVGLVPLAFCPWRFFGRSYPAFMTPLTAFTLLVIVSTLLYDPRSFLEFDFYRRDGNFFISYAPIFAGCLYTHRWDLNKVLRTFFVFAVMINLPPYAYYIVHNGLLSIFASPDNSFGSYFIARNAAGGFFAMLLCLGIACYLHRRSKLLLALLAANALMLFSTYSRGSLLGVLVVLPYLYFGRKRWMLATLIAGLIAGSIGMAIYHMDPRVDYMGYTFTIENQDAKVANLDIRYEWLWPRALTYFEQSPIVGIGFGSFDDHIGSVTNYFHLLGIASDKIIEHSDSHAHNSYLNILAELGVVGLALMLGFYWRLIEWCKHGAAAAALFGGGQNFAAFRFVEISSVCLLVMAATEHRLVSPSNVLILALVISLLLAARSVNNAAIDHLQQKAKEHALL
- a CDS encoding mannose-1-phosphate guanylyltransferase/mannose-6-phosphate isomerase; the encoded protein is MSKVTVVAGELDSEAIDQVVVDYPPLVQVILAGGSGTRLWPVSREQFPKQLIDVIGNQTLLQATMGRMAGFSTTWEIAADPLIVCGAEHYFATYEQAREIGVNARIIVEPARRDTAPALTLAALAACADGQDAILVAMPADHAIANLDALHQSIDIAARHALKGEIATLGIPPDRADTGFGYIRLGEVLPDGAHRIERFVEKPAAELAAQYIESGNYWWNSGMFVVRSSVWLAVIERFQPEIHAACVEAYQGAKKTDECIIPDATGFLRSPSDSIDYAVMEHVAKPDSPFSAIVVPLDAGWSDLGSWDAVWQAMEKDECGNASNGRVLFEGATATYARSQGGRLVACVGTNNMIVVDTDDAVLVADRSHVQDIKGLVSRIKREKSPEADAHRKVRRPWGFYDSIDHGDRFQVKRIVVMPGARLSLQMHHHRAEHWVVVSGTALVTRGEEQFLLGENESTYIPLGIRHRLENPGCVPLQIIEVQSGTYLGEDDIVRFDDKYGRCG
- a CDS encoding undecaprenyl-phosphate glucose phosphotransferase translates to MRLITGLLARLFDVAMILTGALVASSIRFDDASQRGFYFAFVAFAAAFSLAVFPALGVYESWRGRSKRALVGQVALGWLVVQACAMALMFSLHRIDFVSRLWFAYWTGISGGLMIAGRMMTHMLLGRARNAGLNLQQVAVAACGDHCDEIIRKMEMNPAAGFRPNALYNVRADTTAAATTAVRVFKEHASFARYVRERQIGEVWLALPLTEERTILKLVNEFRNDLINIRFMPDVRTLALFEGSVTDLLGVPTINLAASPLPPNALVQKELFDRLFALGALIAVSPILLACAIAVKLSSPGPVFFKQCRKGADGRVFTIFKFRTMRLHEQKHGVLEQATRGDPRITKVGGFLRRTSLDELPQFFNVLRGDMSVVGPRPHALEHDDLYQNIVSGYIHRYRIKPGITGWAQINGFRGETDRIEKMEGRVAHDLYYLRNWSFRLDVKIIFATVFKGLHHPNAY
- a CDS encoding sugar-transfer associated ATP-grasp domain-containing protein; this encodes MASFDVERVVRRSLKRVAQFRFHRDHGAQAGRVLEFLERTYGKADPAHLKLADTYARDVFGSIVYAPWLRVYTAFSGTFKEGWIPDNYYGSVVVPSMKGSYGKLSALKPLSRLIFDSNAFPDIAYFANGLFFTDRSVVIPEHDLESLVFGQCDRVVFKLDGSGQGKGVYLFDRKNFNGEVIKSLGNGVIQKFITQHRVFNAFASKPVATLRFTTVVDDAGSVSIRACFFRLGRADDTHVQSDHDICVPVDLVTGELGREGYMNDWGAIAEHPDSGVRFSGVTIPAFAQCVAMVLDLHRKIPFARCIGWDVTVDADENVQVMEWNGEHNDVKFSEATQGPCFSDLKWERLRAVA